TAGTACTATAGTAAAATTGACGTTCatgatatttttaatttttaatgatAATGTATCCAATAGCCGCCTCTTCTGAATTTGTTGCTATATAAGTCCTCTCCCTTTAGTCTTTTTTCACCAACTCTTAACTTTGCCTATCATTCTTTCATTCTTGAACCATATATTATATTAAGTGAAAGAGAAAACAAAGGGCAGAGGAGAAAAAAAAACTCTAGAAGATAATTTTGGGTCTCTAAATATTCATTTTTTACGTTCATTTTCACAATTTAGAGGTGTAGCACAAGATTTTGAGTCTCGCGTGTCTACCATTTCACGACCAAGGCATTTTGGAACGATACAATCCTCCGCCTCAGGGCGTTAAAAAGAGCATTTGCATAGTTTACGAGTTCTTTTTAAAGTTGACGTGACTTAAAAAAGAGATTAGCCTTTTGATCGATCAGTAAACGTTGGCTCAACATGGAGCCGGCGAATCTAAATGGCTTAAGAGGGAGTAGTATGAGAGGAAGTATGAGAGGAAGTTTAAGGGCAAGTACAAGCAACTCAATATGGAGAAATAATGGAGTTGAAGTATTTTCACGTTCAGCTCGAGATGAAGATGATGAGGAAGCTCTAAAATGGGATGCTTTAGaaaaattgccaacttttgatcGTTTGAGAAAAGGTTTATTGTTTGGATCAAAAGGTGCAGCTGctgaagttgatataaatgatcTCGGATTTCAAGAAAGAAAGACTTTGCTTGAGAGACTTGTTAAAGTTGCTGATGAAGATAATGAGAAGTTTTTGTTGAAACTCAAGAATAGAATTGATAGGTAAGTAAAAATAACTTTTCATGTATAGTTTGTTTTCAGGTAAGTCTTAGTGCAACGGTAAGAGTTATCGTTGTGCATCACCCGGGAGTCTACCGTGAAGTCGTGAAAACAGTCTTTTACAGAAATACAAAATAACACGGCATAATAGAACTTAGTGCATCTGGTTGCTCTTTCTAACTAAATCAGCCCGGTGCACTTAGCTACTGTTGTGCGCGGGTGCGGGAAGGGCCGGATCACAAGGGTTTGTTGTACGCAGTCCGACTTCTGGTCATTGGTCACCTGCCAATAACTTTACCACAATGTTGCTTTTTTTAAActatttttatttaattgatatttatttttttctggAAAATTTACAGAGTTGGGATTGATTTGCCATCAATAGAAGTGAGGTATGAGCATCTAAATATAGAGGCAGATGCATATGTTGGAAGCAGAGCTTTGCCTACTTTTATCAATTTCATGACTAACTTTGTTGAGGTAATAATACTAATGAAATAGTAATAAACATTTTAATACTTCATTATCTTTTGATTGAAACTAACTTTgtttatttttccaatttttagaCATTCTTGAATTCTCTTCACATCCTACGTAGTAAAAAGAGGCAAATTACAATTCTCAATGATGTAAGTGGTATGATTAAGCCCTGTAGAATGACTCTACTTTTGGGACCTCCAAGCTCTGGAAAGACTACTTTGTTATTAGCTTTGGCTGGAAAACTTGATTCTGCTCTAAAGGTGAGATTTTCCAACCCCAAATATCATATAgtataaattttataataaaatatctatCTTATATTTACTTACAATATGATTGACTTTACTCAAATCATTAAATTTAACCGCTCTAGGAGTAATAGCCTGACTATCTACCTGAAATAGCCTCTACTTCCTCGAGGTAGGGTTAAAatttgcgtacatattaccctctccAGATCTCTCACACTGGGAATACAAATGAGtacattgttgttgttgtctagAAGTAATGGCGTAGCCAGATGCGGATCCAATATTTTGATTTTACgggttcaacttttaagatttttagtattgaactcattgtatttttaaagttatggttTCAGACCTACCAATTATTCAATTTTAATGATATAAATTTATGGTCCGTGTCGATAGTACTGGGTTCAGATGAACCCGGTGACCAAACTTTACATCTGCCCCTGGGCGCACATAAAGTAAAGGTTGGTCAATTAAACACCTTTCATCTGAAAATTACGCAGTTTATCGAAAGTTACTTTTTATACATGATGCTAAATTATTAAACACCCTTATCCAAATTCTTTGTTTCGCCGTTGTGTTAGAAGGTTACTAATGAAGGATGGTTacatttaattatatttaaagtaacttGATATTGTAAATTCTTTTTACTTATGTGAGAGTATAGAAGTTAAACCATTTTATTAACAAGAAAAAGAACTAAATAGTTCCTTTTTTGTTTGTGAAATCAGGTTACTGGGAAGGTTACATATAATGGACATGAATTACATGAATTTGTACCACAAAGAACAGCTGTTTATATTAGCCAACATGATTTGCATATTGGAGAAATGACTGTTAGAGAAACTTTGGAATTCTCTGCAAGATGTCAAGGAGTTGGCTCCAGATATGGTTAGTATTTTCTTACTGCTTTTTTTAACTAAATTCAATTTTAGTAAatgaattttttttcctttttttttgtgccGAAAACATATAATGGtcatttagtatattttttactTTGAAAATTTGTGCAGAGATGTTGGCTGAATTGTCAAGAAGAGAAAAAGCAGCTAATATCAAACCTGATCCTGATATTGATGTTTACATGAAGGTTAAAAAAGGGGATAAAAAAATATACTACTAGTTTAATTATTATTCTATTGAAGATTAGGGATTTCACTTTAAATTATTTAAGTCATCTCTAAAACACTTacattttttattgtttttggaAATGTAGGCTTCAGCAACAGAAGGACAGGAAGCCAATGTTGTTACAGACTATGTTCTCAAGGTAACATTCTCCTATACGACGGTTCTGTAATTATCTTTTAAGTGACTTGATAATGTGAATTTTTTTACGGTGTCAACATATAGAAGTTAAACTCGTTTAATAATAGTAATTTGCTTTGTAATTCCCATTTGCAGATTTTGGGACTTGACATATGTGCTGATACTATGGTAGGAGATGAAATGATAAGGGGTATTTCAGGCGGACAAAAGAAACGTGTAACAACTGGTGAAATGCTTGTTGGACCAGCAAAGGCACTTTTTATGGATGAAATCTCAACTGGATTGGATAGTTCAACTACTTTCTCCATTGTCAATTCTCTAAGACAATCTGTTCAGCTCTTGAAGGGAACTGCTGTGATATCTCTGTTGCAGCCAGCTCCTGAGACATACAACCTGTTCGATGACATAATTTTGTTATCGGATGGATATATTGTGTATCAGGGGCCTCGAGAAGCTGTTCTTGATTTCCTTGAATCCATGGGATTCAAATGCCCTGAGAGAAAAGGTGTGGCAGATTTCTTGCAAGAGGTACGGCTTACAATAAAGAAAAATGTGCCAACTTTTGTGACGTTGAAGTGTGTGATCGTCTCATCTAAATGTTTAACTTGTTAGATAAAGCACACTTTTGTATAGTTAATTATGTCCTTGAGGCCCCTCCCTGCATGCCGGTCTGATTCTTTTTCATGGACCAAGTATCTAAATATCCTTTTAGATAGTGGGTGGCGATTAGACTTAACCCACAACCTCCAGTCTGTTCTAATTCCATGTTGAAGTGTATGACCATCTCATTTAAAAGCTTAAACTATTAGAGAGAGCGCATAATTTTATATCATTAATTTTGGTTTCAACTTGCCCCTCATGTGCGGATCAAATTCAATTTCATAGATCAAGCATGTGAAAATTCTTTATGACAGTGGTTGGCTATGAGACATAACTTCAGACTTCAATCTGAATAGATACCATAATACCACTATGCTGAAGTGTGTGACCATATCatcttaaaagcttaagttgcTCGATGGAGTTCACTTTTATATAGTGAGCTATGTCTACAAAACATAGGAGTAAATGAAGTTTAGGTTCTAAAAGGTGGAAGTTTTAAATTACTTCTTGCAGGTAACATCAAAGAAGGATCAACAGCAATATTGGGCCAAGAGGGATGAGCCTTACAGGTTTATCACTTCAAAAGAATTTGCTGAGGCATATCAGTCTTTCCATGTTGGAAGGAAACTTGGTGATGAGCTTGCAATTCCATATGACAAGAGCAAAAGCCACCCTGCTGCTTTGTCTACTCAGAAATATGGTATAGGGACAAAACAATTGTTGAAGGTCTGTGCTGAACGAGAATATCTGCTAATGAAGAGGAACTCATTCGTTTACATATTCAAGCTCAGTCAGGTGATTACTTATTCTCTTTGAAATATATAAGTGTTTTCCTTTTCATAACCATGTGCCAATTGTAATgatctttttgtttcttttatgttTTCTCAGCTCGCGATAATGGCACTTATAACAATGACTGTCTTTTTCCGAACCAAGATGCCCCGAGATGATATGGATGATGGAGGGATATATGCTGGTGCTCTCTTTTTCGTGGTCGTTATGATTATGTTTAACGGGATGGCTGAGATCGCTCTGACAATTTTCAAGCTTCCGGTCTACTTCAAGCATAGGGatcttctcttttttccttcatGGGCTTATGCCCTTCCCACATGGATTCTCAAAATCCCTGTAACATTTGTTGAAGTTGGTCTTTGGACGTTCCTTACATATTATGTCATGGGATTTGATCCGAATGTTTCAAGGTAAGGGAAGAAAAAAGACGGTCTAGACTAATAATAATTAGGAAGGGGAACCTTGATGTAACTGGTAAAGTTACCCCCATGTGACCAGaaagtcacgggttcgagccatggAAACAACCTTTTGCAGAAAaggcagggtaaggctgcgtacaatagacccttctGGTCTGGCCCTTCCCCGAAacccgcacatagcgggagcttagtgcaccgggctgccctttttttttttttttgccttcgAAATTTCGTTCATCCCATGATTATTAATCGAATCGACTATTGCTTTGCAGATTGTTCAAACAATTCTTGCTTCTCATACTAGTACACCAGATGGCATCAGCATTATTCAGATTCATTGGAGCAGTTGGGAGAACAATGGGAGTTGCTAGCACATTTGGAGCATTTGCTCTTCTTTTACAATTTGCATTGGGCGGTTTTGTCCTTGCAAGAGGTATATTTTGTGGTATTTGCAGAAACGTTTTTCTTGTTCAATCCGAtgtatattcattttcttttttttcccttatGCTGCAGATGATGTGAAGAAATGGTGGATTTGGGGTTATTGGACCTCACCATTGATGTATTCCGTGAATTCAATTCTTGTGAATGAGTTTGATGGGAAGAACTGGAAACATGTATGTGTTTGTTAATACTTAATGCAACTCGCAGATAGTTTATTTCTTGTATATGGATGCTTATACCACTTTAATTAAAATAGATTGCGTTTCTTGTATATGGATGCTTATACCACTTTAATTAAAATAGATTGCGCAAGGTGGAACTGAGCCACTTGGAGCTGCAGTAGTAAGAGCTCGGGGATTCTTTACGGATGCATACTGGTATTGGATAGGTATTGGGGCACTGGTCGGATTCACAATGATCTTCAACCTCTTCTACAGTATTGCACTCGCTTACCTGAACCGTGAGTATATCTGATCTCTCTAATTTACTTTCCCCTTGAGAGGAAAAATGCCATGTACTAACATAGAGTGAATGACTAAGAGTGAATATTCAACTTCTAGCTATACTAcgattgaaaaaagaatttacgACTAGAAAATTCATTTTAAGGTCTCTTTATGGCCTTAAGGACTCTTTTAAAGGGGCTTAATCCCTTATTTCATATGTATCTGCAGCATTTGGTAAGCCGCAAGCTATGATATCAGAAGACAGTGAGAATACTGATAGCACAGAGGGAGTTGATTCTGTTAGCGAGGGTGAGAACAAGAAGAAGGGAATGGTTCTTCCATTTGAACCACATTCCATCACTTTTGACGACGTTGTATACTCTGTTGACATGCCTCCGGTAACAATCcagatattttcactaataaTACTCGTGAGGTTTTTGTCTTTTTTTATGAACAACTCACTTAACATTCTAATGACTTTCAGGAAATGAAAGAGCAAGGTTCAACAGAAGATAGATTGGTACTTCTCAAGGGTGTGAGTGGAGCTTTTAGGCCAGGTGTTCTGACAGCTTTAATGGGTGTTAGTGGTGCTGGTAAAACGACATTGATGGACGTCTTGGCTGGAAGAAAAACGGGAGGATATATTGATGGCAGCATCAAAATTTCTGGATATCCTAAGATACAAGAAACATTTGCACGTATTTCCGGTTACTGTGAGCAGAATGATATCCATTCCCCTTATGTTACAGTTTATGAGTCCTTGGTTTACTCAGCCTGGCTGCGTTTACCTCAAGATGTTGACGAAAACAAGAGAAAGGTCAGTTCCTCTAAATTCTTTCACCATAATGATAATCTATCCTACAAATTGCTCGAACTTTTTGTAGAACTTGGCAAGCAATAACATTGTCGATTGATCACCTTTGTGCAGATGTTTGTTGAGGAAGTTATGGAACTTGTGGAGCTAACACCGTTAAGATCAGCCTTAGTCGGATTGCCAGGAGTCAATGGTCTATCGACTGAGCAACGCAAAAGGTTAACCATTGCAGTTGAATTGGTAGCAAACCCCTCTATCATTTTCATGGATGAACCAACTTCAGGGCTGGATGCAAGAGCTGCAGCCATTGTTATGAGAGCTGTTAGGAACACTGTCGATACAGGAAGAACCGTTGTCTGTACCATTCACCAGCCTAGCATCGACATTTTCGAAGCCTTTGATGAGGTGAGTTTATTATGTTTCCAGGACAATAAAGCTAAtttttgtttctcctttctttggAGCAACAgtcaagttgtctccgtgtgacctagGTCACGGGTTTGAGCCGTGGAATTAGCCCctgatgcttgcatcagggtaggcTACCTACTTCACACCCTCCTGGTTtgcggcccttccccgaaccTTGCATGAacgcgggatgctttgtgcaccgcgTTGCCCCCCTCCATCGAATACTAAAGTTAAACATGGCTTTGCAGCTATTTCTGATGAAACGAGGAGGACAGGAGATATATGTTGGTCCTCTGGGTCGCCATTCTTGCCATTTGATCAAATACTTTGAGGTATGTTATCAAAGCTAAAAATGAGTTTTCTTTTCCCAGTTTATAAAATCAAAATACTAAGCTTAGGTTTGTCTTGAATTCAGTCAATGCCGGGAGTTAGTAAGATAAAGGAGGCTTACAATCCAGCAACTTGGATGTTAGAAGTTACAGCCTCGTCTCAGGAAATGATGTTAGGTGTTGATTTTGCTGATTTGTACAAGAAATCAGACCTCTATAAGAGAAACAAAGCCTTGATTGCTGAATTAAGTACGCCTCGTCCTGGTACAAAGGATCTGTATTTTGAAACTCAATTTTCACAGCCTTTCTGGACCCAATGTATGGCTTGTCTCTGGAAGCAACATTGGTCCTACTGGCGTAATCCAGCTTATACTGCAGTTAGATTCCTGTTCACAACATTCATTGGACTTGTCTTTGGCACAATGTTCTGGGATCTTGGCACCAAAGTGTAAGTACAATTCACAATGAGATGTAAATAGAAACCTAACGATAACCTCCTATAGTACATATGCTAAACTATTCGAGCTTTGTTGATAACAGGAGTCGGAGTCAGGATCTTTTCAACGCTATGGGATCCATGTATGCTGCATGTCTCTTCCTTGGTGTACAAAATTCATCATCAGTCCAGCCTGTTGTAGCCGTTGAGCGTACTGTATTTTACAGAGAAAGAGCTGCTGGAATGTATTCTGCGATACCATATGCCTTTGGACAGGTGAACAGACAGTTCAATTTCACAAAATCTATACATATTTCAATCTTAGCGTAACCGGTAAAGTTACTGCCATGTGATCAGGAGATCACGGTTCGAGTcgtggaaatagcctcttgcaaGAATGCAGGTctaaggttgcgtacaatagacccttgtggtcctgCTCTTCCCCgtaccccgcgcatagcgggaactTAGTACACCGGGCTGCTGTCCTTTTTTATACATATTTCAGCCTCAAAAAAGGGTTGATAGTAATCTatgaaaactttatttttcttgcagATTGTCATTGAAATACCTTATGTATTTGTACAAGCTGCTGTCTATGGTCTCATTGTATATGCAATGATTGGATTTGAATGGACTGCTGCCAAGTTCTTTTGGTACTTCTTTTTCATGTACTTCACACTCTTGTACTTCACCTTCTATGGTATGATGACCGTGGCTATTTCCCCGAATCAAAACGTTGCTTCTATTGTCGCGGCATTCTTCTATGCAGCATGGAATCTCTTCTCAGGATTCATCGTTCCACGACCTGTAAGTTCTTGAAAATCCATCATTTCCATATATTTTATCCATGTAAACTAATCCGAATCTCAAAAAATGACATGTTATCGTTCCCTTTTTTTGGCTAAAAACAGCGTATTCCAATATGGTGGAGATGGTACTACTGGGCATGCCCTGTTGCATGGACTTTGTATGGTCTTGTTGCATCACAATTCGGTGACCTACAAAACGATCTTGGCAATAATGAAACTGTGGAACAATTCTTGGATCGTTACTTCGGATTTAAGCATGATTTTCTTGGAGTAGTCGCAGCTGTGATCGTTGCATTGCCTGTTATGTTTGCGCTCACATTTGCATTGGCAATTAAGGCATTCAACTTCCAGAAAAGATAAGAGACTTAGCCGAATAAAAGACTTATTAAGAAAGAAGAAGTTATATAACTCTTTATGTATAGGTCACAACTTGAAGTCTGTTTCTTGTaacatttttatctttttttttttaaaattattactaTGTATGTTcttctattattttctttattgagTTCCAAGTTTTTGTGTAGGAAAAATTACTTTGTTAATGATAAATGAAATTATGTATACCAGCAATTTTGCTCCATTTTTGGCTTTATCTTCTCTTTAACTTCCCCTCATTTCTAAaagtgattttttcatttttcaaataatttaatATGGTCtcgtaacaacaataacaaaaccAGTTGATTCCCAAGTGAGATCTGGGAGGGTAAGATGTATGCAGCCTTACTCTTATCCTGggagtaggggtgtcaatggttcggtttagacggttattttctaaaatttgtatcatacaaatttttcggttattctattatgtataaccgaCTTTTCGAAATAGttccaatcatgtcggtttctcttcggtatcggtgcGGTTCAGAtaattttctgtatttttttttaaatgtcatgtaaaagtcactagtagaagtagaatgcaataacatacgtacttttataggaATTATCAAACTCTTTGgatatttttactctttaaaggatggtgaattaagaaaatattaaagatGGTCAGAGTATATATCCATCAACAATTTTACAGCAgcgtaaaagaaactaaacaaagatATTAACCGAGTAAAAATATATTAACCAAGTTGGAGCTCAAGAATAAAGTaaagattaaatatttaaaaagacaaatctaaatcatatgaaaggaaacatattcaatacgtTGTAGTTTGCTACTAATCGCTATAATAGCTtgaactcaagaataaagtctagaagattaaatatttaaaaagacaAATCTAAATCATATGAAATGAAACATATTCAATACGTTGTAGTTTGCTACTAATCGCTAGAATaacttgtgtcttgctagtgaatatgttggaaataatttagttttaataggagtagcattataggtttggtaattaagattttgagtttaattacttgtttgGTTGTAACCGTTTTCACAATTCCAAGGCCCAAGGAAAATTTTAATACATTATTATtcttaaacttaatatataaatatatttttcacatgtaaatttatttgTTACGGTTCGTTATTTTTTCGGtttctttttataaaataaaaaacctaccctaattataggtacgattatagatttatataaaaacctaaaGTATTATTagaagaaacctaaaaatcggttcgatACGGTACGATTCAGTTAGTTTAGTCGCTTTTTAAATATTCATTGACACCCCTACCTGGgagggcagagaggttgtttccgatagacacccggctaaagaaaagatgaaaagaagtAGTAGTGATAACAAGTAGTAATAACAACAAGATATTAAGAAACAATGaatcaaaataacaattaaactatactaataaataaaaatattaaataactaaaataatgataatattataataagactaatatttaaatattataatttgatatatatatatatatatatatatatatatatatatatctttaaaaACTCTTCATATTTTAATTGCTGAGGTTGCAAATATTCTAAGGTTCTAATCAAGAATCAGCTTCTAGATTTTCCTCATTATTCTTCATTTATCTTGGAGAAATCAATAATTAGTCAAAATCTAGTCAAGTCAAAATATTCAACAAAAAAATAGTGGAAAAAAGACTACATTTGCGTTGATATTTTGAATAATGTATCCAATAGTCAGCCTCTCCTGAACTTGCTGCTATATAAGTGCTCTGCCTTTGTCTTTGGCATCAACTCTCACTTTCCCTTTCATTCTTTTCTTCTATATAACCAATATCATACTACTAAAAACAATTCAAGAAAATAGTTTTGCGTATCTCTCAATACTCTTTCACGTTCATTTTTGGGTACAATCGTCCGCCTCAGGGCGTTAAATATTGCATGGTTTAAGAGATTAGTCTTTTGATCGATCAGAGTCGACGTTACGATTGGTTGAAGATGGAGCCAGCAAATCTTAATATTTTAAGAGGGAGTAATAGTTTAAGGGGAAGTTTTAGGGCAAATAGTAGTTCAATATTTTCACGTTCAGCtagagatgaagatgatgaagaagctCTTAAATGGGCTGCTTTAGaaaaattgccaacttttgatcGTCTGAGAAAAGGTTTATTGTTTGGATCAGAAGGTGATTCAGCTGctgaagttgatataaatgataTTGGACATCAAGAAAGGAAATCTTTGCTTGAGAGGCTTGTCAAAGTTGCAGATGAAGATAA
The sequence above is drawn from the Nicotiana tabacum cultivar K326 chromosome 13, ASM71507v2, whole genome shotgun sequence genome and encodes:
- the LOC107785865 gene encoding pleiotropic drug resistance protein 1-like; the encoded protein is MEPANLNGLRGSSMRGSMRGSLRASTSNSIWRNNGVEVFSRSARDEDDEEALKWDALEKLPTFDRLRKGLLFGSKGAAAEVDINDLGFQERKTLLERLVKVADEDNEKFLLKLKNRIDRVGIDLPSIEVRYEHLNIEADAYVGSRALPTFINFMTNFVETFLNSLHILRSKKRQITILNDVSGMIKPCRMTLLLGPPSSGKTTLLLALAGKLDSALKVTGKVTYNGHELHEFVPQRTAVYISQHDLHIGEMTVRETLEFSARCQGVGSRYEMLAELSRREKAANIKPDPDIDVYMKASATEGQEANVVTDYVLKILGLDICADTMVGDEMIRGISGGQKKRVTTGEMLVGPAKALFMDEISTGLDSSTTFSIVNSLRQSVQLLKGTAVISLLQPAPETYNLFDDIILLSDGYIVYQGPREAVLDFLESMGFKCPERKGVADFLQEVTSKKDQQQYWAKRDEPYRFITSKEFAEAYQSFHVGRKLGDELAIPYDKSKSHPAALSTQKYGIGTKQLLKVCAEREYLLMKRNSFVYIFKLSQLAIMALITMTVFFRTKMPRDDMDDGGIYAGALFFVVVMIMFNGMAEIALTIFKLPVYFKHRDLLFFPSWAYALPTWILKIPVTFVEVGLWTFLTYYVMGFDPNVSRLFKQFLLLILVHQMASALFRFIGAVGRTMGVASTFGAFALLLQFALGGFVLARDDVKKWWIWGYWTSPLMYSVNSILVNEFDGKNWKHIAQGGTEPLGAAVVRARGFFTDAYWYWIGIGALVGFTMIFNLFYSIALAYLNPFGKPQAMISEDSENTDSTEGVDSVSEGENKKKGMVLPFEPHSITFDDVVYSVDMPPEMKEQGSTEDRLVLLKGVSGAFRPGVLTALMGVSGAGKTTLMDVLAGRKTGGYIDGSIKISGYPKIQETFARISGYCEQNDIHSPYVTVYESLVYSAWLRLPQDVDENKRKMFVEEVMELVELTPLRSALVGLPGVNGLSTEQRKRLTIAVELVANPSIIFMDEPTSGLDARAAAIVMRAVRNTVDTGRTVVCTIHQPSIDIFEAFDELFLMKRGGQEIYVGPLGRHSCHLIKYFESMPGVSKIKEAYNPATWMLEVTASSQEMMLGVDFADLYKKSDLYKRNKALIAELSTPRPGTKDLYFETQFSQPFWTQCMACLWKQHWSYWRNPAYTAVRFLFTTFIGLVFGTMFWDLGTKVSRSQDLFNAMGSMYAACLFLGVQNSSSVQPVVAVERTVFYRERAAGMYSAIPYAFGQIVIEIPYVFVQAAVYGLIVYAMIGFEWTAAKFFWYFFFMYFTLLYFTFYGMMTVAISPNQNVASIVAAFFYAAWNLFSGFIVPRPRIPIWWRWYYWACPVAWTLYGLVASQFGDLQNDLGNNETVEQFLDRYFGFKHDFLGVVAAVIVALPVMFALTFALAIKAFNFQKR